The Myxococcales bacterium genomic interval GAGTTCGCGACGGGGCTCCTGGTGCCCCTGTCTCGCGGCGCGCAGGTGAGTTACCTGGCGGAGCTCACGGGCGAATCCATCTCGCGCGTGATGAAGCGCGGCCACGTTACCGCCATCGTGGGTGTGCCGGCTTTGTGGGACTTGCTCCGGCGGCGGGTGCTCTCGCGCTTTTCGGACAAGTCTCCGCTCTTGGGCAAGGCCGTGGAGGCGCTCGTCAAGACCAACTTCGAGTTGCGTGCGCGTCTCGGGATCAACCTGGGCGTACTCATGTTTGCGCCGGTTCACGAGGGCTTCGGCGGCCGCATCCGCTACCTCATCAGCGGGGGCTCGGCGCTGCCGGCCGAGGTGCTCAAGGGATTTTACGGCCTGGGTTTTGATTTTTTCGAGGGCTATGGGCTCACGGAGACGTCGCCTGTGCTGACGGTGACCACACCCAAGGGCAAGCCCTTGCCGGGCTCTGTGGGCAAGCCGCTGGCGGGCGTCGAGGTGAAGATCGCCGAGCCCGACGCGTCGGGTGTGGGTGAGGTGCTCGCCCGCGGCCGCAATGTGATGGCGGGGTACTGGAACGACGCGGAGGCCACGGGCGCGGTGCTGCGCGACGGCTGGTTCCACACCGGGGACCTCGGCCGCTTCGACGAAAGCGGAAACCTTTACCTGGTGGGACGGTCGAAAGACATCATCGTCGACGCCAACGGCAAGAACGTTTACCCCGACGAACTCGAGGAGCTTTACTGCGAGTTCCCGCTCATCAAGGAGCTATCGGTGGTGGGGGTTCCTGACGGCGCCGGCGAGCACGTGGCCTGCGCGGTCGTGCCCGACTTCGACAAGGAGCCGGGGCTCACTCCCTCAGAGGTGCGGTCGCAGATCCAGGAGCACTTCCGGGCCGTGTCGCAGACGCTGCCGTTTTGGAAGCGGATCAAGACGCTCGAGTTCTGGGAGGGCGATTTGCCCCGGACCGCCAAGCGCAGCATCAAGCGCCGCGAGGTTGCGGCCGAGCTGCGCAAGCGTTTCGAGTCCCAGCACGCGGGGACCGAAGGCCCATCGAAGGGAAAGAGCGAAGCCTCTGGCACCCAGTGGTTCCTGGACGTGGTGGCGCGGGTCACAGGCAAGCCGCGCGACGACGTGCACATGGGCACGCGTGTGGACCACCTGGGGTTCGACAGCCTCATGTATTCCGAGCTGGCTTCGGCTCTTGAAGGCGAGGGGGTCGTGCTTCCTCCTGACACCGACTTTACTGGCGCGCCCGACGTCTCGGGCCTGTTCCGCATCGTGAACGACAGCCGGGTGGCGGGCAGCCTGCAGAAGGTGGGGGGCCGCAACAAGGAGAGGCCCGTGCACAAGGATGGGGAGATCCCCGTACCTGCACCCCTCGCCACGTGGGGAAAGAAGGGGCTGGGGCTTGGCCAAAAGTTGTTCTACGAACGGGTTTTGGATCCCACGATCACGGGGACGGCCCACATCCCGCACAACGAGCCGTTCATCGTGGCGGCGAACCATCAATCACATCTGGACATGGGCCTCATCAAAGTGGCCCTGGGCGAAGCGGGCGAGAAGCTGGCGTCGCTGGCCGCGGCCGATTACTTCTTTTCCGACAAGTGGCGCCGCGCCTACTTCGAGAACTTCACCAACCTCGTGCCCATGGAGCGCTCAGGCTCCGTGCGCCAGTCGCTCGAGCGCGCCGAACAGGTGCTGCGGCGAGGGCGAAGTATGGTGATCTTCCCCGAGGGCACCCGCTCGACGACCGGTCAGATGCGCGACTTTCTCCCAAGCGTGGGGTATCTCGCCGAAAGGGCGAACGTGGGGATCTTGCCTGCCTACGTGAGCGGGACGTTCGATGCTTTGCCCAAGGGCACATCGGTGCCTCGCAAGCGCAAGGTGGGCGTGGCCTTCGGGCCCTTCCTCTCGCGCGACTTCCTGGGTGAGCTCTGCGAGGGATTGGCACCGCAAGACGGATGGAAGCTGGCGGCCGCGCTCGTACAGCGGATCGTGGAAGGCTTGCGCGACGGACGACCGGTGCGCTTTTCCGCCGCGTCCGCAAGGGCCGCGTGGGACGGAGAGCGCTTGGGTGACCTTGGCAAGAGTCTGCCGGTCCAGACCTCACCCGTCACGCCCCCGGCTGCGGCCCCCACACGACACAAGAAACACACGTCGACGGTCGAATCATGAAGACGCTGGTCACTGGTGCCACGGGATTCCTCGGATCCCACCTGATGGAACGCCTTGCCGCCGAGGGCGCGGCGGCTGAGTTGCGTGTGCTCGTGCGCAAGCCCACGGCACGCCTGACCGCCTTGGGCGTCGAGTGTGTGCAGGGTTCGGTCACGGATGCCGAGGACGTGGCACGGGCGCTCGAAGGCGTCAAAAACGTCTATCACCTGGCGGGATTCGTCTCGCGCAAGGCCGAAGATGCGCACGAGATGTACAAGGTCCACGTGGAAGGCACGCGCCTTTTGTGTCGGGCAGCCGCTGAACGAGGTGTGGCCCGGGTGGTGATGGCCTCGACGAGTGGCACGGTTGCCGTGTCGCGCAGCGAGGGGGAGATGCCCGACGAGGCCTGCTCGGCACCCATCGACATCATGGGGCGCTGGGCCTACTACGCCAGCAAGCTCTACCAAGAAGAGGCCGCCAAACGGGCGTGCCGTGACAAGGTGGAGCTCGTCACGGTGAACCCGAGTTTGCTGCTGGGCCCCGGTGACGAACGGCTGTCGTCCACCCGGGATGTATTGTCCTTTCTGGCGCAGGAGATACCGGTGGCGCCCGGAGGGGGGCTCAACTTCGTCGACGTGCGCGATGTCGCTGCCGTGTTGCCCGTGGCCATGCAGAAGGGTGAGCCGGGTGAGCGCTATTTGTTGGGGGGCTACAACTGGACCTTCCGCGAGTTCTTTGGACGCCTCGAGCGCCTGACCAAGGTGCGCGGGCCCCTCGTGCAGGGCCGCGGCCGCTGGCCTTACTTCGCCTCTCAGCTGCAGTCCGCCGTGTACAAGGCGCTCGGGCGCACGCCGCCTGTCGAGCCTTCGAGCGTCGAGATGGGAGAGTACTTCTGGTACTTCGATTCGGCGAAGGCCCGCCGTGCGTTCGATTTTGAGCCCCGCGAGGCGCAGGCGACGCTCTTCGATACGGTCACATATCTGCGCGAGCACTTCCTGGGCGGTCACGGGGCCCTGCGCGCATCCTGAGCGCAACGGGCGCTCCTCAGGGGGACCCGGTTTCCGTCCCCCTGACCCCCTACGAGGGCCCTCCTCGAGCGGGCTCCTAGAGAACCAGGTTCAGCGCGCCCGGCAGGATCTCCCAGGTGGCGGGGAGGAAGCCGGGGGTTTCTCCATCCACCTCCAGGCGTATCTGTCCGTCCGGAGCGAGGGGGGTCACGTGGATCCGGCGCGCCGTGGCGTGTTCGATTTGGTCAATCGACAGGTGCGTTCCGGCGTACAGGCGGTGGATGCGGGTGGCGATGGTGCCGACACCCAGATCTCCCACCAGTACCACCTGGAAGTGTCCGCTGTCGAGCTGGGCCTCGGGGCAGATCTTCATGCCGCCGCCGAAGTAGCGGCCGTTGCCCACGGCACCCAGCAAGCACGTGCGACGCCGCGGCTCCCCTTCGTCGAGTGTCACCTCGACCTCCACGTTGTCGTGCCCGAGCAGGGTGCGTACCGTCGCGCCCAAGAACGCGGCACGCGGGCCCAAGCGTTTGCTCGAGCGGTTGGCTCGGTTGGCCACGGCTGCCGAGAAGCCGAAGGATGACACGTTCAGGAAGTGACACGTATGGTCGAGGCCATCGTCGCCCTTGTACCGTACGCGGCCCACATCGATTCTGCGGCGTGTTCCCTCCCGAATGCGTCGGGCGGCTTCACAGAGGTCCTCCGCGCCGTCGATCGTTCGGCGAAAGTCGCCTCCTGTGCCGCGGGGAATGAGCGCGAACGCAGTTTCCTCGGGTGCACCCGCGTCCATGAGGCCGTTGACCACTTCGTTGAGCGTACCGTCGCCTCCCACCGCGATGACGAGCCGTCTGCCTGCCCGCGCAGCGTCGGAGGCGAGGGTGCGCGCGTGGTGCGCGCGCTCGGTCATGCGGGCCTCGAAGGGGCCAAGGCCCTCGGCGATGGCGCGGGCCGCCCGTGCCCAGGCCGCCTCGCTGAGGCCGCCTCCGGAGCGCGGGTTCACGATGAGCAGCGGGGCCGCGGGGTCCGACGCCGGGCGTGCGGGCGACGGAGGGGCGAGGAGCGTTCCTGGGGAGTGAGCCGACATGAAGGAGCTTGCTGGAAGAGAGGCGGGTGCCGGTCGTACAGGTCCGGACCGGAGACGCGCCGCGGACCTTATCACTTTTTCGCGTGCCGCCCACGCCCCCGTCGGAGCGCATCATGGCATCGCGGCGCGGCGGCTCAAGCGATCCTGTGAATCGAACGATGGATCGTCCCGCATGACCAACGTGGAGGCGTTGCTCACCGTCGAGTCCGGCAAGGTCCCAGATGGTGTCCAGGTGTTTAGCGAGAACAACCCAGATGCGGGGCGCATGAGAGCCTGGTTGTTCCTCAGCGCCTTTTTGGCCCTCGTGGCCACCGTGATGGGTGTGGAAGGGGGCGAGCCGCTTGGCGTGATGGCGATCGTGGTCTTCGCCGCCATGGCGGCCGTGGCGGCCATTCCAGTGACGCTCGACGAGCCTCGCAAGCCCCGTGTGTTGCTCCTGTGCGACAAAGGGCTCATCGTTCGCGAGCACTGGGGTTTGCGCAATTGGCGCTACGACGAACTGTTGCGGGCCTCGGTGCTCTTCGTCGACGGCGAACAGCAACTCTGTCTGGAGGACCGCCAGGGCGAATTGCACCTTGTCGACCATTTGAACTTCGCCGGCGGAGCACGACTGCGGATCTTGCTGGAGGCGCGTATACGCGCCGCGAGCGCACGCCCCTGAAATCCTCTCCGAAGCGAATCTGATACAACCCCTGCGTGCTACCTGGGATCGCTTTTGCGCTGTTGACCAGCCTCAGCTGGGCTGTGGCGAATGTTTTCATTCAAAGGAGCGGTCAGCGCATGGGAGCGCCCCGCGCCCTTTTTTGGGCGCTCCTGGTGGGCATGGTGGCTTCCCTCGGAGCGTCTGTCTGTCTCGACACCCGCACCCAGCCGTTTTCGGCAGGCACTCTCTGGCTGCTGGTGGCAGCGGGGGCGATGGGGCTCCTCGGCTATGCAGGGATGTTCGTGGCGTTCGAGAAGGCCGATCTGACGGTTTCGGTGCCCGTGGTCTCGAGCTGGTCGCTACTGGCGGGGGCGTTCTCGATCTTGGTGCTCGGGGAGCGTCCGGGGCCGAACCTTTATGTCGGCGCCGCCCTCGTTTGTGCGGGCGTGATCGTCGTCGCCATCGCCTCGACGCGTGCTCAAG includes:
- a CDS encoding diacylglycerol kinase family lipid kinase; this translates as MSAHSPGTLLAPPSPARPASDPAAPLLIVNPRSGGGLSEAAWARAARAIAEGLGPFEARMTERAHHARTLASDAARAGRRLVIAVGGDGTLNEVVNGLMDAGAPEETAFALIPRGTGGDFRRTIDGAEDLCEAARRIREGTRRRIDVGRVRYKGDDGLDHTCHFLNVSSFGFSAAVANRANRSSKRLGPRAAFLGATVRTLLGHDNVEVEVTLDEGEPRRRTCLLGAVGNGRYFGGGMKICPEAQLDSGHFQVVLVGDLGVGTIATRIHRLYAGTHLSIDQIEHATARRIHVTPLAPDGQIRLEVDGETPGFLPATWEILPGALNLVL
- a CDS encoding NAD-dependent epimerase/dehydratase family protein; protein product: MKTLVTGATGFLGSHLMERLAAEGAAAELRVLVRKPTARLTALGVECVQGSVTDAEDVARALEGVKNVYHLAGFVSRKAEDAHEMYKVHVEGTRLLCRAAAERGVARVVMASTSGTVAVSRSEGEMPDEACSAPIDIMGRWAYYASKLYQEEAAKRACRDKVELVTVNPSLLLGPGDERLSSTRDVLSFLAQEIPVAPGGGLNFVDVRDVAAVLPVAMQKGEPGERYLLGGYNWTFREFFGRLERLTKVRGPLVQGRGRWPYFASQLQSAVYKALGRTPPVEPSSVEMGEYFWYFDSAKARRAFDFEPREAQATLFDTVTYLREHFLGGHGALRAS